The Rhodoferax sediminis genome has a segment encoding these proteins:
- a CDS encoding Smr/MutS family protein, which translates to MKIRSLQDLGHVQKKIADAQTLKLAQEAARVAAEHRAKLEKELFIRAIGSVKPIPDGRRVLLNPEQPAPVAVHRQRDEQAALHEALSDEFDASTLLDTDEHLSFRRPGIGLEVTRKLRKGEWRIQRDIDLHGLRTDAAREALAAFIREACRQGLRCVRVVHGKGLGSPGKTPVLKSRVHSWLVQKNEVLAFVQARPAQGGAGALVVLLKPSSAAKV; encoded by the coding sequence GTGAAGATCCGTTCGTTGCAGGACCTGGGACACGTCCAGAAAAAGATCGCCGATGCGCAGACTTTGAAGCTGGCGCAGGAAGCCGCCCGGGTTGCGGCCGAGCACCGCGCAAAACTCGAGAAGGAACTGTTTATTCGGGCCATTGGAAGCGTCAAGCCCATACCTGACGGGCGCAGGGTGCTATTGAATCCGGAGCAACCTGCGCCCGTGGCCGTGCACCGCCAACGCGATGAGCAGGCGGCGCTGCACGAGGCGCTGAGTGACGAATTCGACGCCAGCACCCTGCTCGACACCGACGAGCACCTGAGCTTTCGCCGCCCCGGCATCGGCCTGGAGGTGACGCGCAAGCTGCGCAAAGGCGAGTGGCGCATCCAGCGCGACATCGACCTGCACGGCCTGCGCACCGACGCCGCGCGCGAGGCGCTCGCGGCCTTCATCCGCGAAGCCTGCCGGCAGGGCCTGCGCTGCGTGCGCGTGGTACACGGCAAGGGGCTGGGCTCGCCGGGCAAGACGCCGGTGCTCAAGTCCAGGGTGCACAGCTGGCTGGTCCAGAAAAACGAAGTGCTGGCGTTCGTGCAGGCCAGGCCCGCACAGGGCGGCGCCGGCGCGCTGGTGGTGTTACTGAAACCCTCATCAGCGGCCAAGGTGTAA
- the radC gene encoding RadC family protein gives MALKDLPPDARPREKLLARGPGALSDAELLAVLLRTGIQGKGVLQLAQELLEVKTGFDGIAGLLHTSADDLQRIKGLGPAKRAELVAVLELARRALAQQLKEREGFDSPNAVKHYLQLHLAARPHEVFAVLFLDAQNRLLALEELFRGTLTQTSVYPREVVLRALHHQAAAVVLAHNHPSGTVEPSRADEALTQTLKAALALVDVRVLDHVIVGTGQALSMAERGLL, from the coding sequence ATGGCCCTCAAAGACCTTCCCCCGGACGCCCGCCCGCGCGAGAAACTGCTGGCGCGCGGCCCCGGCGCCCTGAGCGACGCCGAGCTGCTGGCCGTGCTGCTGCGCACCGGCATCCAGGGCAAAGGAGTGCTGCAACTGGCGCAGGAACTGCTGGAGGTCAAGACCGGCTTCGACGGCATTGCCGGTCTGCTGCACACCAGCGCCGACGACCTCCAGCGCATCAAGGGCCTGGGCCCGGCCAAGCGGGCCGAACTGGTCGCGGTGCTGGAGCTGGCGCGGCGCGCGCTGGCCCAGCAGCTCAAGGAGCGCGAAGGTTTTGATTCACCCAACGCCGTCAAGCACTACCTGCAGCTGCACCTGGCGGCGCGGCCGCACGAGGTGTTCGCGGTGCTGTTTCTGGACGCGCAAAACCGGCTGCTGGCGCTGGAAGAACTGTTTCGCGGCACGCTCACGCAAACCAGCGTGTACCCGCGCGAGGTCGTGCTGCGCGCCCTGCACCACCAGGCGGCGGCCGTGGTGCTGGCGCACAACCACCCGAGCGGCACGGTCGAGCCGTCGCGCGCCGACGAGGCACTGACGCAGACGCTCAAGGCCGCGCTGGCCCTGGTCGACGTGCGCGTGCTGGACCATGTGATCGTGGGCACGGGGCAGGCGCTGTCCATGGCCGAGCGGGGTTTGCTGTGA
- a CDS encoding FKBP-type peptidyl-prolyl cis-trans isomerase, translated as MTQATQAPAQVQPGSFLTLHYRLAGPAGDIINTFHDKPATLSLGTGELSPAVEQRLLGLHEGVRTAFEIPAGEAFGERNPAMVQWVARKLLLEMGDPGAQYQVGDVVEFPAPDGRGHYAGAVQQVRNDENGDSVLFDFNHPLAGQPVTFEVQLIGVL; from the coding sequence ATGACTCAAGCGACGCAAGCTCCAGCCCAGGTTCAGCCGGGCTCCTTCCTGACCCTGCACTACCGCCTGGCCGGCCCGGCGGGCGACATCATCAATACCTTCCACGACAAGCCGGCCACGCTCTCGCTGGGCACCGGCGAGCTCTCGCCCGCCGTCGAACAGCGCCTCCTCGGGCTGCACGAGGGCGTGCGCACGGCCTTTGAGATTCCCGCGGGCGAGGCCTTTGGCGAGCGCAATCCTGCCATGGTGCAGTGGGTGGCGCGCAAGCTGCTGCTGGAAATGGGCGACCCGGGCGCGCAGTACCAGGTCGGTGATGTGGTGGAATTCCCCGCGCCGGACGGCAGGGGCCACTACGCCGGTGCGGTGCAGCAAGTGCGCAACGACGAGAACGGCGACTCGGTGCTGTTCGACTTCAACCACCCGCTGGCCGGCCAGCCGGTGACGTTTGAAGTGCAGCTGATTGGCGTGCTATGA
- the ispH gene encoding 4-hydroxy-3-methylbut-2-enyl diphosphate reductase, whose protein sequence is MPIPQEIVLAEPRGFCAGVDRAIEIVERALEKFGRPIYVRHEIVHNTYVVNDLKSRGAIFIEALDEVPAGATLVFSAHGVSRAIQDEAKARGFQIFDATCPLVTKVHVEVAKLAREGFEFIMIGHKGHPEVEGTMGQLDGGIHLVEDVADVAGVQPAQTDKLAVVTQTTLSVDDAAQIMAAVKARFPNVRQPKQQDICYATQNRQDAVKIMSPQVDVVIVVGSPTSSNSNRLREVAHKLGTPSYMVDNADELRPEWLAGRARVGLTAGASAPEILVQQVIERIKALGGASVRRMEGVRETVKFPLPKGMRLDEKMPGRAR, encoded by the coding sequence ATGCCAATCCCCCAGGAAATCGTGCTGGCCGAGCCGCGTGGTTTTTGTGCCGGCGTGGACCGCGCCATCGAGATCGTGGAGCGCGCGCTGGAAAAGTTCGGCCGCCCGATCTATGTGCGCCACGAGATCGTGCACAACACCTACGTGGTGAACGACCTCAAGTCCCGCGGCGCCATCTTTATTGAAGCGCTGGATGAAGTCCCCGCGGGGGCTACGCTGGTTTTTTCCGCGCATGGGGTGAGCCGCGCGATCCAGGACGAAGCAAAGGCGCGCGGCTTCCAGATTTTTGATGCGACCTGCCCGCTGGTGACCAAGGTGCACGTCGAAGTGGCCAAGCTGGCCCGCGAGGGTTTCGAGTTCATCATGATCGGCCACAAGGGCCATCCCGAGGTCGAGGGCACCATGGGCCAGCTCGATGGCGGCATCCACCTGGTGGAAGACGTGGCCGACGTCGCCGGCGTGCAGCCGGCGCAAACCGACAAACTCGCAGTGGTCACGCAAACCACGCTGAGCGTGGACGATGCGGCGCAGATCATGGCGGCCGTGAAGGCGCGTTTTCCGAACGTGCGCCAGCCCAAGCAGCAGGACATCTGCTACGCCACCCAGAACCGGCAGGATGCGGTCAAGATCATGAGCCCGCAGGTCGATGTGGTGATCGTGGTCGGCAGCCCCACCAGCTCCAACAGCAACCGCCTGCGCGAAGTCGCGCACAAGCTGGGAACGCCGAGCTACATGGTGGACAACGCCGACGAACTCCGGCCGGAGTGGCTGGCGGGCAGGGCGCGCGTCGGCTTGACGGCCGGTGCCTCGGCGCCCGAAATCCTGGTGCAGCAGGTCATCGAACGCATCAAGGCGCTCGGCGGCGCGTCGGTGCGCCGCATGGAGGGCGTCCGGGAGACGGTGAAATTTCCGCTGCCCAAGGGCATGAGGCTGGATGAGAAGATGCCCGGGCGCGCGCGGTGA
- a CDS encoding threonine/serine dehydratase, producing the protein MSSSEIDSAWRRLTKGYSHFLRQTPVVKLSGATLGVAGAQVWLKLEHLQVGGSFKARGMLNRLLANPIPDSGVIVASGGNAGIATAAAARALGVSCEVFVPAVCPEAKRARLRALGAQVVVAGAVYSEALEACLARQQATGALLTHAYDQPEVVAGAGTLAYEIEQQVGLPDAVLVSVGGGGLIAGIAAWFGQRARVVALEPELAPTLFQARAAGQPVDVAVSGIAADSLGARRIGAIAWEVTQRHVKDALLLPDEAIRAAQQWLWTELRLAVEPAAALGVAALQTGAYVPCEGEKVCLILCGANMDPASLD; encoded by the coding sequence ATGAGTAGCTCTGAAATTGATAGCGCATGGCGAAGACTGACTAAGGGCTACAGTCACTTTTTACGTCAAACTCCGGTCGTCAAGCTGTCCGGCGCGACCTTGGGCGTTGCCGGTGCCCAGGTCTGGCTCAAGCTGGAGCACCTGCAAGTAGGCGGCAGCTTCAAGGCGCGCGGCATGCTGAACCGGCTGCTGGCGAATCCGATTCCAGACAGTGGCGTGATCGTGGCATCCGGTGGCAATGCCGGCATCGCCACCGCGGCCGCGGCCCGCGCACTGGGCGTTTCCTGCGAGGTGTTTGTGCCCGCCGTCTGCCCCGAGGCCAAACGCGCCCGGCTGCGCGCACTGGGCGCTCAGGTAGTGGTGGCGGGCGCGGTGTACAGCGAGGCACTGGAGGCCTGCCTGGCCCGCCAGCAAGCGACCGGCGCGCTGCTGACCCATGCCTACGACCAGCCGGAGGTGGTGGCGGGCGCAGGCACACTGGCCTATGAGATCGAACAGCAGGTGGGCCTGCCCGACGCGGTGCTGGTGAGCGTCGGCGGCGGGGGTCTGATCGCCGGCATCGCGGCCTGGTTCGGGCAGCGCGCACGCGTGGTGGCGCTCGAGCCCGAGCTGGCGCCCACGCTATTCCAGGCCCGCGCCGCCGGGCAGCCGGTGGATGTGGCGGTGAGCGGCATCGCGGCCGATTCGCTCGGCGCCCGGCGCATTGGCGCCATTGCATGGGAGGTGACGCAACGCCATGTCAAAGACGCCCTGCTGTTGCCCGATGAAGCGATTCGCGCCGCGCAGCAATGGCTCTGGACCGAACTGCGGCTGGCCGTGGAGCCTGCCGCGGCACTCGGTGTGGCGGCACTGCAAACCGGCGCCTATGTGCCGTGCGAAGGCGAAAAGGTCTGCCTGATCCTGTGTGGCGCCAACATGGATCCGGCCAGCCTGGACTGA
- a CDS encoding VOC family protein produces the protein MRIEPYLFFDGNCEAALTFYQHCLGGQVAELRRFRGSPMEDQLPAAWLDKVMHAKFEADGHRFMASDRTPGQPFGGHAGYYMAVNLPGDPVRGEHVFKALATGGMITMPFATTFWGAHFGMLVDKFGVGWMVNCEMAP, from the coding sequence ATGCGGATCGAACCCTATCTTTTCTTTGACGGCAACTGCGAAGCAGCGCTGACCTTCTACCAGCACTGCCTGGGCGGCCAGGTGGCCGAACTGCGCCGTTTCCGGGGCTCGCCGATGGAAGATCAGTTGCCTGCTGCATGGCTGGACAAGGTGATGCACGCCAAGTTCGAGGCGGATGGGCATCGGTTCATGGCCAGCGACCGCACGCCGGGGCAGCCATTCGGCGGCCATGCAGGGTATTACATGGCGGTGAATCTGCCCGGGGATCCGGTGCGCGGCGAACACGTGTTCAAGGCCCTGGCCACCGGCGGCATGATCACCATGCCGTTTGCGACCACCTTCTGGGGCGCCCACTTCGGCATGCTGGTCGACAAATTCGGCGTCGGCTGGATGGTCAACTGCGAAATGGCGCCCTGA
- the serS gene encoding serine--tRNA ligase, whose product MLDITLLRKDINSVIARLETRKKPQGFLDVTAFKTLESERKILQTRTEELQAQRNSFSRQIGQLKARGENTDAVMAQVATLKAELEASAVRLDALQGELQALLLAVPNLPHESVPVGADEAGNVEVRRWGTPRAMDFAVRDHVDVGQPFGLDFAMGTKLTGARFTFMKGPIARLHRALAAFMLDVQTQEHGYTECYTPYIVNADSLRGTGQLPKFEEDLFAAKKGGQEGETTDSTALYLIPTSEVPLTNVVRDEVVAEADLPIKLTAHTPCFRSEAGSAGRDTRGMIRQHQFDKVEMVQIVHPDKSYEALETMTGHAEAILQKLGLPYRVMVLCTGDMGFGAAKTYDLEVWLPAQNTYREISSVSNCEAFQARRLQARFKNAQGKNELVHTLNGSGLAVGRTLVAVLENYQNLDGSVTMPEALRSYLGGLEVLRP is encoded by the coding sequence ATGTTAGATATCACTTTGTTACGAAAAGACATCAACTCGGTCATCGCCCGGCTCGAGACGCGCAAAAAGCCGCAGGGCTTCCTGGATGTCACTGCCTTCAAGACGCTGGAGTCCGAGCGCAAGATTCTGCAAACCCGTACCGAAGAACTGCAGGCGCAGCGCAACAGCTTCAGCCGGCAGATCGGCCAGCTCAAGGCCAGGGGCGAGAACACGGATGCCGTGATGGCGCAGGTGGCGACCCTCAAGGCCGAGCTCGAGGCCTCGGCCGTGCGGCTGGACGCACTGCAGGGCGAGTTGCAGGCGCTGCTGCTGGCCGTGCCCAACCTGCCGCACGAGAGCGTGCCGGTGGGCGCGGACGAGGCCGGCAACGTGGAAGTACGCCGCTGGGGCACGCCGCGCGCCATGGACTTCGCAGTCCGGGACCATGTGGACGTGGGTCAGCCGTTCGGGCTGGACTTTGCCATGGGCACCAAGCTGACCGGCGCGCGCTTCACTTTCATGAAGGGTCCGATTGCGCGGCTGCACCGGGCGCTCGCCGCCTTCATGCTCGATGTGCAAACGCAAGAGCACGGCTATACCGAGTGCTATACGCCGTACATCGTGAATGCCGACAGTCTGCGCGGCACCGGCCAGTTGCCCAAGTTCGAAGAGGATTTGTTTGCCGCCAAAAAGGGCGGCCAGGAGGGCGAGACGACGGACAGCACCGCGCTTTACCTCATCCCGACCAGCGAAGTGCCGCTGACCAATGTGGTGCGCGATGAAGTCGTGGCCGAGGCCGACCTGCCCATCAAGCTCACGGCCCACACGCCATGCTTTCGCTCCGAGGCCGGCAGCGCCGGCCGCGACACGCGCGGCATGATCCGCCAGCACCAGTTCGACAAGGTCGAGATGGTGCAGATCGTGCACCCGGACAAAAGCTACGAGGCGCTGGAAACCATGACCGGCCACGCCGAGGCCATCCTGCAAAAGCTTGGCCTGCCATACCGCGTGATGGTGCTGTGCACGGGCGACATGGGCTTTGGCGCGGCCAAGACCTATGACCTCGAGGTGTGGTTGCCGGCGCAGAACACCTATCGCGAGATCAGCTCGGTTTCCAACTGCGAGGCCTTCCAGGCGCGCCGCCTGCAGGCGCGCTTCAAGAACGCGCAGGGCAAGAACGAACTGGTGCACACCCTCAACGGTTCCGGCCTGGCCGTGGGCCGCACGCTGGTCGCTGTTCTGGAGAATTACCAGAACCTCGATGGCTCGGTCACCATGCCCGAAGCGCTGCGTTCTTACCTGGGCGGGCTGGAGGTTCTGCGGCCCTGA
- a CDS encoding GGDEF domain-containing protein, with the protein MKTGFTDEAGGDLTQPPVLTSSKIRSLQGNVPRHIGWIEPWIGGSVVCATALTALIGHGQAPMLWVYTALAALLAWWSWRRPARRQTELLLRAAILMVLGFLTLIQIETHQDRAANVNWVVVPLILYAILLKPRLVWSLLGFCLGLYLLIIYWFHPVATPEFLFLRAGFVFIFSAAATHMGEVMRRTDELLEERRVDTSSGLLNEYGFMDHGKELWRHCRQARIPATLVFLDVPDLLKIREVYHAGATGMVEAIVLQAVDALDVGKHVLARLSMWRFALLMPGTTHEQALKFVGDRLGHPPVIKIDEGPLDLVFLVDVRAVESRRQDMAFADFYKTELAVLDAQVERARAVGSNPVASEKFIPDRSAGKASGQGAAPLPVTIPMDF; encoded by the coding sequence TTGAAAACAGGGTTTACAGACGAGGCCGGTGGAGATCTCACACAGCCCCCGGTCTTGACCAGCAGCAAGATTCGCTCGTTGCAGGGCAATGTGCCACGCCATATCGGCTGGATCGAGCCGTGGATAGGCGGCTCGGTCGTGTGCGCCACCGCCCTGACAGCCCTGATCGGACATGGACAGGCGCCGATGTTGTGGGTGTACACGGCCCTGGCGGCCCTGCTCGCCTGGTGGAGCTGGCGCAGGCCGGCACGCCGGCAGACCGAGTTGCTGCTACGCGCCGCGATCCTGATGGTGCTGGGCTTCCTGACCCTGATCCAGATCGAGACCCACCAGGACCGTGCGGCCAATGTCAACTGGGTCGTGGTGCCGCTGATCCTCTATGCGATCCTGCTCAAGCCCCGCCTCGTCTGGAGCTTGCTGGGGTTCTGCCTCGGCCTTTACCTGCTGATCATTTACTGGTTCCATCCCGTGGCTACGCCCGAGTTCCTGTTTCTGCGCGCAGGGTTCGTCTTCATCTTTTCGGCCGCCGCCACCCACATGGGTGAAGTGATGCGCAGAACCGACGAATTGCTGGAGGAGCGCCGGGTGGACACCAGCAGTGGCCTGCTCAACGAATACGGCTTCATGGACCATGGCAAAGAGCTCTGGCGCCATTGTCGCCAGGCGCGCATTCCTGCCACGCTGGTATTCCTGGATGTTCCCGACCTGCTGAAGATCAGGGAGGTCTATCACGCCGGCGCCACCGGCATGGTGGAGGCCATTGTCCTGCAAGCGGTCGACGCGCTGGATGTCGGCAAGCATGTGCTGGCGCGCCTGAGCATGTGGCGCTTTGCCCTGCTGATGCCCGGCACCACACATGAGCAGGCACTGAAGTTCGTTGGGGACAGGCTGGGCCACCCGCCCGTGATCAAGATCGATGAAGGTCCACTGGATTTGGTCTTCCTGGTGGACGTGCGTGCGGTGGAAAGCCGGCGCCAGGACATGGCGTTCGCAGATTTCTACAAGACCGAACTGGCCGTGCTCGATGCGCAGGTAGAGCGTGCGCGTGCGGTTGGATCCAACCCCGTGGCGTCGGAAAAATTCATCCCTGACCGGTCTGCCGGCAAGGCGTCCGGGCAGGGCGCCGCGCCGCTGCCGGTGACGATTCCCATGGATTTTTGA
- a CDS encoding CopD family copper resistance protein, producing MSYPVFLTLHLFAALIFVGTVFFEVLILESVRKHLPLDVMRQVERAIGNRARRLMPWVLLVLYGAGISMAWQHRAALAHPLASSFSLLLTLKIVLALSVLGHFITAMVSIKRGTMHARRSRFIHLSVFFHMIAIVLLAKGMFYLHW from the coding sequence ATGAGCTACCCCGTTTTTTTGACCCTGCATCTGTTCGCGGCGCTGATCTTCGTGGGCACGGTTTTCTTCGAAGTGCTGATCCTGGAGAGCGTGCGCAAGCATCTGCCCCTGGACGTCATGCGCCAGGTGGAACGCGCCATCGGCAACCGCGCGCGCCGCCTCATGCCCTGGGTGCTGCTGGTGCTTTACGGCGCCGGCATCAGCATGGCCTGGCAGCACCGGGCGGCGCTGGCGCATCCGCTGGCCAGCAGTTTCAGCCTGTTGCTGACTTTGAAAATCGTGCTCGCACTCAGCGTGCTGGGGCACTTCATCACGGCCATGGTTTCGATCAAGCGCGGCACGATGCACGCCAGGCGCTCACGCTTCATTCACCTGAGCGTTTTTTTCCACATGATCGCCATCGTGCTGCTGGCCAAGGGCATGTTCTACCTCCACTGGTGA
- a CDS encoding group III truncated hemoglobin, whose product MGTADLCTEEEVTRLVHGFYAKVRQDDLLGPIFNRHVADWDQHLAKLVDFWSAILRGTMRFSGAPMPAHIALPGLNAGLFQRWLALFHDTTQALGNEAMRERADAMARRIAQSFWYGYQLSHDPDQMPGRLAQD is encoded by the coding sequence ATGGGCACGGCTGATCTCTGCACCGAAGAAGAAGTCACTCGCCTGGTCCACGGGTTCTACGCCAAGGTGCGCCAGGACGATCTGCTCGGCCCGATCTTCAACCGCCACGTCGCCGACTGGGATCAGCATCTGGCCAAGCTGGTGGACTTCTGGTCTGCGATTTTGCGCGGCACCATGCGCTTCTCGGGCGCGCCCATGCCAGCCCACATCGCCCTGCCCGGCTTGAATGCGGGCCTGTTCCAGCGCTGGCTGGCGCTGTTCCACGACACCACCCAGGCGCTGGGCAACGAAGCCATGCGCGAGCGCGCCGACGCGATGGCCCGGCGCATCGCCCAGAGCTTTTGGTACGGCTACCAGCTAAGCCACGACCCCGACCAGATGCCGGGGCGGCTGGCCCAGGACTGA
- a CDS encoding slipin family protein — MISVFPWFWAVILLLVLALLSSSFRIFREYERGVIFNLGRFWKVKGPGLVLIIPGIQQVVRVDLRTVVLEVPSQDVISRDNVSVKVNAVVYLRVIDAEKAVIEVVDYLDATSQLAQTMLRSVLGKHQLDEMLAERETLNLDIQQALDAQTGSWGIKVSNVEIKQVDLTESMIRAIARQAEAERERRAKVIHAEGELQASEKLFQAAKVLAQEPQAILLRYLETLTVIGADKNTTVVFPLPMDLVAPLLKRIAPSND; from the coding sequence ATGATCTCGGTTTTTCCCTGGTTCTGGGCGGTCATCCTTCTGCTGGTGCTGGCCCTTTTGTCGTCCTCGTTCCGGATTTTTCGCGAGTACGAGCGCGGTGTCATCTTCAACCTGGGGCGCTTCTGGAAGGTCAAGGGTCCCGGGCTGGTTCTCATCATCCCGGGGATCCAGCAGGTGGTGCGGGTGGACCTGCGCACGGTGGTGCTGGAGGTGCCGTCCCAGGACGTGATTTCGCGCGACAACGTCTCGGTCAAAGTCAATGCCGTGGTCTATCTGCGCGTGATCGACGCGGAGAAGGCCGTGATCGAGGTGGTCGACTACCTCGACGCCACCAGCCAGCTGGCGCAGACCATGCTGCGCTCGGTGCTGGGCAAGCATCAGCTCGACGAGATGCTGGCCGAGCGCGAGACGCTGAACCTGGACATCCAGCAGGCGCTGGATGCGCAAACTGGCTCCTGGGGCATCAAGGTCTCGAATGTCGAGATCAAGCAGGTCGACCTGACCGAATCCATGATCCGGGCCATTGCCCGGCAGGCCGAGGCCGAGCGCGAGCGGCGCGCCAAGGTCATTCATGCCGAGGGCGAACTGCAGGCGTCCGAAAAACTGTTCCAGGCCGCGAAGGTCCTGGCGCAGGAGCCCCAGGCCATCTTGCTGCGCTACCTGGAGACGCTGACCGTGATCGGCGCGGACAAGAACACGACGGTCGTGTTCCCGTTGCCCATGGACCTGGTCGCACCGCTGCTCAAAAGAATCGCACCGTCGAATGACTGA
- a CDS encoding sensor histidine kinase has protein sequence MKPETPTPACSSSESDWIDAELIRNLMRTAPGTQITAALIIPVMFAVLQGVVPMAGLGLWTVAMLMFSVLRFWVMRHYSLHVAHAGTDAQLKFMACYGWTWPLGACIWASVGLLFFDKTPLATQFLGWLIIVGIGTFAVTSLSNSIRTLRSYVSALVLTCAGVILWRIAVDLRFEAAAFHYWLLLLVGIHWLLLLRAGQGLYETHRSYVELQYRNGQLIDSLTQQTQAALEAVAIKNRFLANAAHDIRQPVHALGLYADWLNNEPELVAEIAPRIVESTKAVNALFDSLFDLAKLDSGKTRVHVEAVDVGRLLKEMELQYRPLAQTRGLALRVSSAPGLALVQSDRILLQRIVGNLLGNALKYTESGGVLVAARRAGQGVRIEVWDTGIGIESQYHAEVFREFYKVPNHPGTDDGFGLGLAIVARLSQRLGHGLSMNSQPGRGSVFKLTLQGPGAALAQPFNMP, from the coding sequence ATGAAGCCCGAAACGCCGACGCCTGCCTGTTCCTCTTCCGAATCCGACTGGATCGACGCCGAGCTCATTCGCAACCTCATGCGCACGGCGCCGGGCACGCAGATCACGGCAGCCTTGATCATCCCGGTGATGTTTGCCGTGTTGCAAGGGGTGGTGCCCATGGCCGGCTTGGGGCTGTGGACGGTGGCCATGCTGATGTTTTCGGTGCTGCGGTTCTGGGTCATGCGCCACTACAGCCTCCACGTGGCGCATGCCGGCACCGACGCCCAACTGAAGTTCATGGCGTGCTATGGCTGGACCTGGCCTCTGGGCGCGTGCATTTGGGCCTCGGTGGGGCTGCTGTTTTTCGACAAGACGCCGCTGGCGACCCAGTTTCTGGGCTGGCTGATCATTGTCGGGATCGGAACCTTCGCGGTCACCAGTCTGTCGAATTCGATCAGGACGCTGCGCTCCTATGTGAGTGCCCTGGTACTCACTTGCGCGGGCGTCATTTTGTGGCGCATCGCGGTGGATCTGCGCTTCGAGGCGGCTGCCTTTCACTATTGGCTTTTGCTTCTGGTCGGAATTCACTGGCTGCTGCTGCTGCGGGCCGGTCAGGGCCTGTACGAGACGCATCGCAGCTACGTCGAACTGCAGTACCGCAATGGCCAGTTGATCGATTCATTGACCCAGCAAACCCAGGCCGCGCTGGAAGCCGTGGCGATTAAAAACCGGTTTCTGGCGAACGCCGCACACGACATCCGCCAGCCCGTGCATGCGCTGGGACTCTACGCGGACTGGCTCAACAACGAGCCCGAACTCGTGGCCGAAATCGCGCCCCGGATCGTCGAATCGACCAAGGCGGTGAATGCCCTGTTCGACTCCCTGTTCGACCTGGCAAAACTGGATTCGGGCAAAACCCGCGTTCATGTCGAAGCCGTGGATGTGGGCCGGCTGCTCAAGGAGATGGAGTTGCAGTACCGTCCGCTGGCGCAAACCCGGGGGTTGGCGTTGCGGGTGAGCAGCGCGCCGGGGCTGGCATTGGTGCAGTCAGACCGGATTTTGCTGCAGCGAATTGTCGGCAACCTGCTGGGCAATGCCCTGAAATACACCGAGAGCGGCGGCGTGCTGGTGGCGGCCCGGCGCGCGGGGCAAGGCGTACGTATTGAAGTGTGGGACACCGGCATCGGCATTGAGAGCCAGTACCACGCAGAAGTTTTCCGCGAGTTTTACAAGGTACCCAACCATCCGGGTACCGACGACGGCTTTGGTCTGGGGCTGGCGATTGTGGCGCGTCTGTCGCAGCGGCTCGGCCACGGCCTGTCGATGAATTCGCAGCCCGGGCGCGGCAGCGTGTTCAAGCTGACCCTGCAGGGCCCGGGTGCCGCCCTGGCTCAGCCGTTCAACATGCCGTGA
- a CDS encoding LuxR C-terminal-related transcriptional regulator, which produces MSLYVIDDHPLMREAVVMLLRRYRAGANVVELNRLGGVEEAIRQHGAPELFCLDLKLPDTIGMSGIIELKKRYPAAALAVLSASPADEFEEQCIEAGADVYIEKSSGANEIGSALHALLTPDSTFEDSGTTDNKLSRRQKQLIIMLDRGLSNREIADELGISEHTVKVHLWRLFRRLGVKSRTQAVHFARTHGMLNG; this is translated from the coding sequence ATGAGCCTGTACGTCATTGATGATCACCCCCTGATGCGCGAAGCCGTCGTGATGCTGCTGCGCCGGTACCGCGCGGGCGCCAATGTGGTCGAACTCAACCGCCTCGGCGGTGTAGAAGAGGCGATCCGCCAGCATGGCGCGCCCGAACTTTTCTGCCTCGACCTGAAGCTGCCGGACACCATCGGCATGTCGGGCATCATCGAGCTGAAAAAACGCTACCCGGCGGCGGCGCTGGCGGTGCTGTCGGCCTCCCCGGCCGATGAATTCGAAGAGCAGTGCATCGAAGCCGGCGCCGACGTCTACATCGAAAAATCATCAGGGGCCAACGAGATCGGCTCCGCGCTGCATGCCCTGCTGACGCCGGACAGCACCTTCGAAGACTCCGGCACGACGGATAACAAGCTCTCCAGACGGCAAAAACAGTTGATCATCATGCTGGATCGGGGCCTGAGCAACCGTGAGATCGCGGACGAGCTGGGCATCAGCGAACACACGGTCAAGGTGCACCTGTGGCGGCTGTTCCGGCGCCTGGGCGTCAAAAGCCGCACGCAGGCCGTGCATTTCGCGCGTACTCACGGCATGTTGAACGGCTGA